TCTTAAAATGACATTCTACAGTTATTCCAGAAAGATATCTATAACTAACCTTACGGTGACAGGCTTCTCTATGAAAGTGCTCAAATACTACTTGTACTGAAATAACTATAGATCTACTTTAAGTGGTTTATCTAATCTGAGGGAATCACCAGATATGGGTCCGGTGGGATGGTAATGACCCCGAGAATGGCCAGGACAAGAAAATAGATGACCATCAACAAGAGTATCCACACCCACCAGGCAACTGCAAAAGGATGGCTTCAACACGGCTATCCGAGCAGCTGCATTCGGCGTTATGGCCCCAAGAATGGCGAAGGCATGACCTTCCTACCAAGTTGGTACAGGGCACCGAGCAAGGCCAGGCCATTTGGAAGGAGCATGATGAGACCGATTCGTCGAAGAATGCGGGCAAATAGAAAAAGCGCCTGGTTTAGATAAACACATACACCGGCGATTATGGAAAAGATTGAAAACCAGAGTAATCTACCACAATGTTGACAATATGATATCCAAAAAGGTCCACACACCgcccaaaaaaagaaaaaaaaaaaaaagaaagaataaagataCCTACAGTTAGGGAATGTCCTGCAATTAATTAACGGAGAAGTTCAATATTGGTGATGTTAAATCTGTTTGATATCCATCAGGGAGAGAAGATCCCCCAGAGCAGCCTGCATGATGAACTGTGACATGCAGACAACAACCCACAAAATTGAGTTCATGGAAGGATGAGAACGTCGGCACCGCGGAACGAATTGGCTCTGACTGAGACAGTTAAGACCCTTGATCTGGGTCCTGCATCTCATATGAACCATTGGGTCCTGTTTCATCTGATGTAGGCGCTGGTGATGTCATCGCCCTCTACCATCCACTTTGGTTGCCTCTCGAAGGATGGGAGCTTTTGGGATGGCTGGCGACCTACGCATCCGAAGataaaaatttaaatctGAAGAcgataaaaagaaaacagagTCCTTCCTCCACGTGTCGTATATAGGAGTCATTTGTCGATGGATCATCAAGTTTAGACAATTTTAAGTTGTAGAACGAGAGCGCCATCAGTCCGATGATTGCAGCTATTTGGCATCATCGCGATTGATGTGGGGCAAAAGATGAAGTCCAATCAATACACAGAACCTGCTAAACAAAGTTTTACCTTGTATTGTATAAGCCATAGTGAAGCCAATTTCTGCCCATGGGGTCCCCTTCTAGGGAATTACGGATTTAGATAGCGGCAGATCTGTAGAACTTAATTTTGTCCTTATAACGTTTACACCCACGCAATAGAAAAACTAGTAAGCGAGTCTGCTAAATAAAGTTTTACCTTGTCTTGTATGAGCTATAGTGAAGCCAATTTCTGGCGATGGGGTCCTCTCCTACGGAATTACGGATTTAGACAGCGGCAGATCTGCAGAACTCAATTTTGTCCTCATGACGTTTACACCCACGCAATAGAAAAACTAGTAAGCGATCAGGGCTGAACTGTGGGTTATATAACCTGGTGAAGGCAACCTCTCAGTAAGGGGAGGGTTTCAACCGAATCCAGAAACCCAAAAAGGACTATACAATGGCACCAGCAAAGGACATGGACAGTTTCATCTCTGTCAATCAGGAGTCTTATGATCCCGATGGGAAAGACTACTACCTTGGATACCGGGAGGCCGATTTCAAGAGGCCATTTGCCAAGTACTACAATCCAGTCACCCCGGCAATAAGCGACGAAGTCCAAAAGGGACTGTCCGCCAGCCCCTGGGCAAGCAGCATTGGTGAGAATCAATTTCTCAATTCTTGATTAAGATCTTGCAAGTAGAATGTGAGATTCGCTGACATATTGCAGGTCATACCCCCTGGGAAGCTAAGACTCACATGCTGCGGAGTGGATACACTCTACTCGAAAATGGATATACTACTCTGCCCGATGGAACTCTGTACATTGCAGTTCGGACCTCGATCCCGCAAAGTACGTAGAAATAACAAGCGTCCCGTATTGCAGATTGGTTGATGTTTAATATTTGACAGTCACCGGTGACGCCTACAATTGGTGGTTTGGCTGGCACCTAACAGATACATCCAGGTAGGTTTTGCCTCGGCACCGACGAGAAGTCAAGGCAGGGTCATTTTGCAACATTCGATACAAATCTAATGTCTAAACAGATACAAGCTTTGGAACCCAATTGCACATCAATATGCCTGGCGATATCCTAACACCATGGATTGGTCCAACAAGAGCCTTCCGGAGCGCTATATCAACACATACTCATTTATATCTGAGTTTATCGGTAATGACTGTTCCAAGCTAACCGTCGCTTTCATTGATCCCCAGGAGCTAGGGATTGACAAATCCAAATTTGAAGAGCAAGGCATTGAGGCCATGGTCGTTGGTCGCATAAAAGTGGGCGGTATGATCCTCCTCACCGGCCCACAAATCCGAGAATCAAAGCTCGCTGACAGGCTCTGCACAGAGCACATCACGTCTGGTTTTGACAATAAGTCTTTCTTAATTCATCAGGTCCGACGTAAGCCAGATGGTGAAAGAGAACTTCGATCCAGGTTTTGGATTGCCGGTGCAACCCCTCAAGTCGGACATGACCTTGTAGTGCACTGTGCCATCGAGATGTCCCGTAAGTCATGCATTCACTCCCGAGGGAAAGCAGAGTATGGACAGCTTATTGATATGGTGGAATAGACCTAAATTGCTTCTTACCGTCACTGTATGAAGAATTTAAGCAAATCCCATAGGTAGTGATCCGAGGAGTTATCATTTGTGAATACCGATGGTGTTATTAGTCTTCAGAGATAATGCTTCAAAGTAGTATCAGAAACAGTTAATAGTAGCAGAACCCCGTATTCTTAGGCATTTTTATCTGAATTTACCTGATTGATTATCTATAccatatagataaataaacTTACCTATATCAACTAGATTAGTAATAGATTCCCATAGCAAGAGTTAAGAACTAGATAAATTTTACGAGGTTGGGTAGAAAGCTATGGAGATCCATTAGAAATAGCACATAATAGTACCAAAATTTATGaattgttcttttccttcctgcaAAGATTTTGTATTGTACGACGGGTATCTAGAACTAATCTTCTTGGCCATAGACAAGTTTTACCTGCATTGGAGACATCACGTCATATGGCAAAGCTTCGTGCTGAATCTTAATCATTTGTGACCCTGGGTTAGTAAAGCAACGGCTAATTCTCCCTGTGATTGATGGAATTATGGGAGGTCTACTAGAGTAAATGGTAATCGTCGATAAAGCCTATCCACGTCACCAGTTTAGGGTGTTCTGATAGAGGCAGGGGTAGTCTCCGGATATCCACACCGCCAAAAGCGGCTGTGGATCACGAACTAAGTGGTGATATCATGAACCAGCCATTCACCCAGACTAAAAATTGCAAAGCTGTATAAGATAGGGGGAGGGAAACctcaagatcaagaaaagaTCGGCAAGTGAGAAAGCCATCCTAGCTCACGATGGATGCAGAAACTGCTCCCGTCCAAGAGACATACCATAGGCAAAGTCGGGGTATCCCGTATGGCCAGAATGACATGCCTCTTAGGCCAGTTATCTATCCTTTTGCTGGAAGAATCGGTGGAAACCAGGGACTGGTTCTTGACCGCGATGACCCGGCCAATGCGGAGTTGTTGAAAAAAGTGCCAGATGCGGCACCGTTGATGTCCATCAGTGAAGGGTTTGATCCTCGTGGGTTCCTCAGCATCGACCACTGGAAGTTTGGATTCATTGAATGCATAGGTGAGTGCGATGTCATTCTCTTGGATGAGGTCCTCCTTAGACAAGCGGTCGTTTACATCCGTCACTAGGTACAATGCTGAATGTATTTGTGACGGCTTGGATATCTATCCGACACTCGTCGGCCTCGCAGGACGCACAGGCGCCGTCATCTGCGTCCGGTGTCTATTCCACCGCTACGTTCTTGGGCCCACTGTTTGGCGGTATTAGCAACTGGCTGTTCCTGACACTCTttatcttctccttctccaacgTCAGCGGCAGTCATCTCAACCCAACCATTACCATGGCCACATTCTTTGCTCGGTTGATCTCACTACCTCGCTTAGTCATCTATCTTGCCAGTCAGACGCTTGGAGGCGCACTCGCTGGATTCATGCTTCGAGCTGCGTATGGATCCAGAGACTACACGGTCGGTGGCTGCTATATGAACTCCCAGTTAGTCCCGGTGAACGAAGGGTTTCTTCTCGAGTTTGTCTTCACATTGCTACTAATCTTCCTATCCTTTGGAGTGGGTCTGGATCCAAGGCAGGGCCGAATCTATGGCGCGGCGTTGTCTCCATTTCTGGTCGGTTTGGCCCTGGGCCTGGTAAGTTGGGGTTCCGCGTTTTCCCGCGCTGGATATGCGGGAGCCTGTAAGTAAAGACACGGTCATGACAAAGTATGACATGTGCTGACGATTGGATCCGTTTGCTTTGGAACAGCATTGAACCCTGCTCGGTGCTTCGGTGTGTATGTGGCTACCTCATTTCCGGGATACCATTGGATACACTGGGTAAGTCTCATGCACCTTGGTCTTCGTCAGCAGGTTGACAGTGTCTATGACTAGGTTGCTCCAGCAATCGCCTCAGTAGGCCATGGCATAGCCTACTTCATTGTCCCGCCTTGGGGGCGCTCAATGTAACCGATGCGGAGATGGAATTAATTAGTCAATCGATCGATCGATCAAGATTCTAGTAACCTGTTAGATCCCGACTACGGAATGTCTATCCATGCAGGTCGCTTCCCAGTGAAGCAGAATCCTGTTCCAGAACACCTGCTTTATATACCAACTCAACAGTGTAGTAGACTGTCTTTGGATAGAAGACTATCTTATTATAGTCTACTGTAGCCCTGAGTAATGTTTTAATCCGATCCAGTATTTTATTGCAGAGCTCAGTGTACAGCAGACACTGCCATTTgataaaaatactttatttctAACCCAGAAGGGGTATTGACATTAAGCTTGATATCCTCAAAGTAAGGCTACCCGCCTATAGTAAAATTGACAGGGCTGCCTGCCCGGTAATGTAGATTACTGGAATTTTTCTCGAGAAGCCACGGATTCGCTCAATGCTTGAGGAAGTGTAAGCACCTCTTTCAGAACTGCTAGATGACATATTGTACACAGTCCGAGATCCGAATCCATGAGAGCTttaccatcatcatcaccaccacctctcCCTTTCATAAAACTGCCGCTTAGTCGCCCCGGAAGGCAAAGGCGGCATTCTAAACGGCGGAGATCCGTTCTAGAAGGCCTTGATGCAAACCGgactaaataaaatagccGCGGAAAATAGAATACAAGATTAGCATGCTTCGGATACAAGAACAACTCACCGAATCTACATCTGCATATGATACTGACAGGCTAGCTAATACGCGACTATTTTTCGCAACAAGAAGCTCTTCGGCAATAATTCAGCTTCAAAAACTGCTGGCGGTCATAAAACGGAACAACaatattttctcttttccaaaGCCTAAGTCCATCGGCAACTTAATATATGCTTTTAACCAATCAGACCATGGGGTCGATTGTTCATATCCAATTTATGATTTATCTAGTAGAccttattaaattttatataaaatatagaaaagttaACGGGTGGGATGGGAATAGGGCTTACACAGATTCCCAGGCCATATCAAATTTAACTGCGGAACGTTTTCCCTTGTTAAAACGAGACAGTCTGGGTTATCAACAAAAATGTAATGTCATTCAACAGAGGTTGTATTGCGACTGGAACTGGCATATGATTGCTGTGGCGTATGGTCGCTCGATACTTTTGCTGATCCCCTCTGGAAGTATATTCAATATTTCGAACACCGGGTACGTCAATGAGTAATTTCAGCCCCCCTCCTATCCTTTACTTCTTTCTACTTCCCTAGCCTTCTGTACCGCACTAGGCGGTTCTTCAAACACGGGTGGAACACGAAGCATAGCCGTTCGAGGGACCTGTGATCTAATTTCATGGCAATACGACCTGGAAAGGTAATTCCAATGTGGGCATGCACCCTCCGAGCGGGTCGGACACATGTAGTAGACGGGCATGTTTATCACAGAGCgtcagagatatattttattggAATTGTATTTGGCTTTCGCGGAGCAGTAACACCGTTTATGACTCTGGAACGACGAGATGGAGCCTTTCCATAACTAAAAAGCTTGGCTATAATAAGTACGCCAGGTAAGTACATCGATGTCGTACTACCGATAACTTGCAGATGAGAATGCTTACTACGAAAGTCGCGATAAGCACGTTAGTAGGTCTGACTTTGAGTTAGGCCTTAAAGAAGATGGATTGACGAATTGTTTGTTACTAATAcaatatatttatataagcTTTACATCAACCCCATGTATAAACACGACAATTTAAAATCATATGGCTCTACTCTGCCGAGCCATCACAGGGTCTGAGAATATTAAGTTTTGGGAATCGAATCTCTTGATGACCTCCGAATCTGTTATCTCTAATTGTAGTGGGGTAGATGGGCGTGATTTCAAGAGGCTCCGAAATCTTGGTTGTATTATTCTAGTACACTGGCGTAGAAAATAGCCTCGCTTCTTATCTAAAAGttaagaaaattattaaagtgGTTTTCTGGGAGCCTTTGAACGCTGTCTATAATGTTAGCCTATAAATATAACCTCTTTTGTGtttgagatatatattttattatatatttagaccTCGCCTCTCCAAGGGATGAAACAAATAATATCGAGGCCATTTCTATTAGTTATTCTACCCCAATTGCTAGCCGAGCACAGTTTGCTTTGAAGGTCGCACGTCACTTTCTGAAATGGtaggcttcctcttccacgTCTGGGTATATTTCTGCAACAATGGTTTTTAGTGATTCACTGTCTGTAAATACTTAAGGGTTGTGCTTCTGTAATTCGTTCCTTCTCTTTGCATAAAAGCTATAAAAAGCCACAAAGTAAAACCTGATCCCAAACCGAGACATCAATTGTGAGCTCTCCCTTTTGTCAAGAAATTGCAGGGACGTGTGGATTGTATAAGGCTTCATAAAAGGGAGGAGCTTGAAATTTCTATGTATAATACtgaatattttttaaagttgAGCTATAGTATATGGACTGGCGATGGTAAAGAAGAGACAAGTAgttatagatctatttttagCACACGTAGGggtatatttttaaagatatttctatattatagagACTGTATAGCTggattttataatctattattaaatttccGTAATGGCCATGAGCGGGGCATCTATGCCTCGATTGCTTCTTGCTCATGTGCTCGATCTTCTACTACAGCTTATAGCTCTTACCCACTAGTAGACAATACACTGGCTAGcgtaaaatataatctagctGTTCTAAACAATATACTACCATCTGATCTTGCTTCCAAAAAATATCTAGTGATTTAGATTCTTCGGTAGCAACAGCTTTGTATATCATACTTTTTGACCGAAGAATATAATTTGAAATTATATTACGGCACTCGGGGTCGCTATATATCTCATATAACTCTCtcttaattttttcttcataGATCTCCAGCTTCTAAATGTAGTAAGTGTCAGCACAGCATTCTTGATAAGAAAGATATCCTGACTgtaataaattctatatatattaagtcTATTGTCAATAACTGATCATTAGAAATCTCTTCCCTGCGGCGTTAACGGATTGTAGAGGGATACCAACAATCAGACATAGTAGCAGATGACAAAGCCAAAAAGCTGATTATAAGTGGACTGTCTACAGACAGTATATCTAGATACAACTGCATATCATGGGGCGTTATATTAGTTAAAGTCCTATATTacaatactatataaatacaaGAACCAATAAGAATCAGTTAATCcaaattatagattaaaacTGCGCAAATTTGGGacatataaatattaaaaaatataagattctccaaataaaagaagagaagatcataGACTTTATATACCCTC
This DNA window, taken from Aspergillus flavus chromosome 5, complete sequence, encodes the following:
- a CDS encoding putative aquaporin transporter, whose amino-acid sequence is MDAETAPVQETYHRQSRGIPYGQNDMPLRPVIYPFAGRIGGNQGLVLDRDDPANAELLKKVPDAAPLMSISEGFDPRGFLSIDHWKFGFIECIGTMLNVFVTAWISIRHSSASQDAQAPSSASGVYSTATFLGPLFGGISNWLFLTLFIFSFSNVSGSHLNPTITMATFFARLISLPRLVIYLASQTLGGALAGFMLRAAYGSRDYTVGGCYMNSQLVPVNEGFLLEFVFTLLLIFLSFGVGLDPRQGRIYGAALSPFLVGLALGLVSWGSAFSRAGYAGACK